The DNA region GTTGTTACGAAAATCCATGGGAATCAGAGTTAAAACCATTAATCAGATTGCGAAGTCATTACTTCTATCATcacaaacataaaatatattaaaaaatacagcATATGGTTAAGGGTTATTGTGAGATATACTCTAATTAATCAAAAGTCGCACAACAaactttgcaaaaaaagaatcgaatatttatattttctatatcatATAAACATAagtaatgttaaattatttcGCATTTTAAGCAAAAGCATATGACAAAAGTTAGGTCCTAGCTAAAATATTGCATAGAAATTATTCacactaattaaaaataataaaatccaaAGAACGCGCAGCAAATCACATGTAGTCTCGTCACAACTCAAACtagtatatatacacacacatctCTTCTCACTCCAAATCTAAACCAATACATCTCATTCCTcatacaacaaaaacacacacacacaaaaacgtTCAACTTAACAACCCCAAAACATACAATGGAGAATATGTTTAGGCTCATGGCAAGTGAAGAATATTTCTCAGACCGGCGGTGTATTTGGGTCAACGGTCCGGTTATAGTCGGAGCCGGTCCGTCCAGTTTAGCAACAGCAGCCTGTCTTCGTGATCAAGGAGTCCCATTCGTCGTGGTCGAGAGATCAGATTGCATAGCTTCACTTTGGCAAAAACGAACCTACGATAGGCTCAAGCTTCACTTACCCAAAAAGTTCTGCCAATTACCAAAAATGCCCTTCCCGGATAACTACCCTGAATACCCAACGAAACGACAGTTCATCGATTACCTTGAGTCATACGCAAACCGGTTCGAGATTAAACCGGAGTTCAATAAAAGCGTCGAGTCTGCTCGGTTTGATGAAACCAGCGGGCTTTGGCGTGTTAAGACAACCTCGGCGGGAGCGGAGATGGAGTATATTTGCCGGTGGTTGGTGGTGGCGACGGGAGAAAACGCTGAACGTGTTGTCCCGGAGATTAATGGTCTCAAGACGGAGTTTGACGGAGAAGTGATTCATGCATGTGAGTATAAGTCCGGCGAGAAATTTAGAGGGAAGAGAGTTCTTGTCGTCGGATGTGGGAACTCCGGCATGGAAGTCTCTCTTGATCTTGCTAACCACAATGCTATTACTTCCATGGTCGTCCGAAGCTCGGTTCATGTGCTACCGAGGGAGATTATGGGGAAATCAACATTTGGAATctcagtgatgatgatgaagtggCTACCTCTATGGCTTGTAGACAAGCTTCTGCTCATCTTATCGTGGCTGGTTCTAGGGAGCTTATCAAAGTATGGGCTCAAAAGGCCCGATATAGGCCCAATGGAGCTCAAAAGCATGACAGGGAAGACGCCGGTTCTCGACATCGGTGCTCTGGAGAAGATCAAATCCGGGGACGTAGAAATCGTACCCGCAATCAAACGGTTCTCGCGTCACAACGTGGAGCTCGTAGATGGTCAGAGGCTAGATATCGACGCAGTGGTTCTCGCCACCGGTTATCGCAGCAACGTCCCTTCTTGGCTTCAAGAAAGTGAGTTCTTTTCGAAAAATGGGTTTCCGAAATCGCCGTTTCCAAACGCTTGGAAAGGGAAATCGGGATTGTACGCGGCCGGATTCACGAGGAAAAGATTGGCAGGAGCATCAGCTGACGCCGTTAACATCGCTCAAGACATTGGAAATGTGTGGAGAGAAGAGACCAAACGacagaagatgagaagaaatgTGGGTCACCGAAGATGCATCTCAGTTGCTTAAGCCTCAAGTTAGGGATGCATtaaccaaaaaaggaaatatattatactttatttaatttgtaaaaaacaaaaatacaaagagtGAAGAAAAGGCCCTCCCTCTCCTGAAGTCCCTGacagtgttttttttattacacaCCTGTATGGGCGTTTTGTAAAATTAGGATGACGTggctctcttttctttttttctttttttctttttcggaataagtttagtttttttataatactcTTTGCAGCAATTATCATctctaaattaattttcttcatctggcattgaaagtttgaaacaacAAATACACTCGTTAACAGGCTCAGCTCATTATAAATTAGCCCAGAGAACGGAGGCCCAACTTCGTGGATTGCGAATGGGAGGATGTTGAAGATGGCAGCTCGGTCCGTTTTAAGACGTCTACTTTGACCTCAAAAGTTTAATTCAAAAGTtcaaaggcttttttttttttttttttttttctaatcatttttcttccgaataagagaaacaacaaaaaggtGGATTTTCTCAGTAGCAGCACACTCACAagaactcttttttctttcagtcTTCATCAAAATCTTGATATAGAGAACCACACCGCAACAAAACAATAACCTACGAGCTTTTCGATTTCTCCTTGAAAATGCGAGGGAGAATCTCATGTGCACCGATATCCAGAGCTTGCGGTTCCCTGAAATCAAAACTCCAACTCTTGAGTTAGATACAaaactttgaatctttgatacACCAAGAAAATACAACAACTTGTGTGAAGTCAAGGGTACTTCATCAAATTCTTAAAGCCCATTGTAAAACCAAGAAGATTAAGTGTCAGAGAAAGAACCTGCACAAAGTTTGGCCCTTTTCATTCGAGCTAGGGATGAACCAAACTTTTCGAACAGATGGAGATTCAAACTGAACAAAGATTCCATCATTTTGTCCAAGTTTCCATTTCCTTGAGCCTTGACCTTTCCATACCTGTGAAATACCGTTTAACCATTAGTCTCCATATATACAAACCAGAAAGATAGACTCTTTTAGTTTTAGCAAgcgaaaaaacaaaagacagatGTGATTCACCTGTGGGTAGGATATACTACTCTTTGGTGTTACTAAGCAAGCAGCCTTGGAAAATGACTCTTCTGCGTATTGCCTCAGATACGTAAAGCAGTTACTGTGCGTATCAGGTGACTGAAAAGCCTGAAGTAggaaaacaaattgttttatcaaaaaaaaaagaaagagagattgctCTTAAGGTCTCAAGTTGGGTCATGCCCTTAATACCTTATCGATGTTGACAGCTGGTGCGTACTTATCGGTTTGTGTTTTCTCT from Camelina sativa cultivar DH55 chromosome 3, Cs, whole genome shotgun sequence includes:
- the LOC104761814 gene encoding probable indole-3-pyruvate monooxygenase YUCCA9; translation: MENMFRLMASEEYFSDRRCIWVNGPVIVGAGPSSLATAACLRDQGVPFVVVERSDCIASLWQKRTYDRLKLHLPKKFCQLPKMPFPDNYPEYPTKRQFIDYLESYANRFEIKPEFNKSVESARFDETSGLWRVKTTSAGAEMEYICRWLVVATGENAERVVPEINGLKTEFDGEVIHACEYKSGEKFRGKRVLVVGCGNSGMEVSLDLANHNAITSMVVRSSVHVLPREIMGKSTFGISVMMMKWLPLWLVDKLLLILSWLVLGSLSKYGLKRPDIGPMELKSMTGKTPVLDIGALEKIKSGDVEIVPAIKRFSRHNVELVDGQRLDIDAVVLATGYRSNVPSWLQESEFFSKNGFPKSPFPNAWKGKSGLYAAGFTRKRLAGASADAVNIAQDIGNVWREETKRQKMRRNVGHRRCISVA